The genomic segment agccgggagacatagccttcccaacgtgtcctgggtcttccccgcggcctcctaccggtcggacgtgccctaaacacctccctagggaggcgttcgggtggcatcctgaccagatgcccgaaccacctcatctggctcctctcgatgtggaggagcagcggctttactttgagctccccccggatgacagaacttctcaccctatctctaagggagagccccgccacccggcggaggaaactcatttcggccgcttgtacccgtgatcttgtcctttcggtcataacccaaagctcatgaccataggtgaggatgggaacgtagatcgaccggtaaattgagagctttgccttccggctcagctccttcttcaccacaacggatcgatacagcgtccgcattactgaagacgccgcaccgatccgcctgtcaatctcacgatccactcttccctcactcgtgaacaagactccgaggtacttgaactcctccacttggggcaagatctcctccccaacccggagatggcactccacccttttccgggcgagaaccatggactcggacttggaggtgctgattatcatcccagtcgcttcacactcggctgcgaaccgatccagcgagagctgaagatcctggccagatgaagtcatcaggaccacatcatctgcaaaaagcagagacctaatcctgcaaccaccaaaccagatcccctcaacgccttgactgaacctagaaattctgtccataaaagttatgaacagaatcggtgacaaagggcagccttggcggagtccaaccctcactggaaacgtgtcggacttactgccggcaatgcggaccaagctctggcactgagcatacatatatatatatatatatatatatatatatatatatatatatatatttatatgacttACTTTTTTCAGCGTGTCTGCTTTTCGCCTAAGGCGGGATAGTGtgagtttttgtaaaaaaaattgtcattgtttcaaaatgaattgggcatcaaaatcagtgttgttatgaCTTACTGACCTGTTAAAGGTTGTAATTTATCTCATTTGAATGATTCCACTTTTCAAGTCGTTTTTGGAAATTATGTATATTTCGTGTTTTTCCCCATcataaaaaaagttagttttttcacaaaaagagcataaaacataaaaaaaacattaaaaatatgtataaaaaacTTAGGTCTGAAGCTGAAAATGTaaagcattgaaaaaaaaaataataataaaaaaaataaaaataaaaaataaaaatatatatatatatatatatatatatatatatatatattttttttttacttataaaaATGTTTGAGCTTAACATAGTTTTGAATTAAGTCAACTCAAGGGTTAAACACTGCAAGGTTAATTATTTGTCAGCTTTGCCTCTAAATATGCAGGAAACTTCCCTTCATTGATCACACGATTGTGCGTCAAACGCGCTGCGCTTGTTACTTCATATTTCACTCACAATGCAGCATTTTTGTGACTATGAGAAGGTGTGAAGCAGTAGCAGTCGTAAAGTTGCATGGTGCATAAATCAACCGGGGGTCAAATAAACCATTTCAAACACGACGGCCTTCAAAGTAAGGACACTGATAAGACCCCCGTCCCCGTCCCCTCCACCACCTGGCACTATTGTGCGCACAGATAATTGTTACAATCACCCTTTGCAGTCCCCGGATATTAAAATCCCCTTTTTAGCTACACGGACAAAGTCAAATTATTAGTAGCGACTCTCAGAACGATACAGTAGCACAATAAAAAATGTGTCAAATGAATGCCTTAAAAGTGAACGCtatcatttttgtaacatttttgtcATATTGGATCTCATTAGATGAGTAATGTTGTCTGCTGGTGTTTACCAGGAACACCAGTTATCAGTACAAAGCCTCCCTTCATAAAAGTGATGACGCTCAGTCTAGCAGAATATCTCAACATGAAAGATTCTTCATGAAGGAGGCGCTGGTGCATGTATCCTATTAGCTTCAGATTATCGCTGTGTGCGTGCGTACGtgtgtgttttgtagacttgagGTGTTTGGTTGTGTTTGCGCTGCAAGTCAAGTGTGCAAGTGAAACACTTCACTGATGAGCATGAGTGGAGGCCTTACACCACAAGTGTccaaagcctgttttttttttactggcccACAGCATATctttaaaaatacaattcaagtacgttaactttaaaaaaaaagaaaaaacaataacaaaaatgacaattTTGAGACGAATacaataaaccaggggtgtccaaaatgtggcctgggggccatttgtaGCCCGCAGCTctagttttgttggcccgcaggatattgtcaaaataaaatccaacaaaaaaacagcatttaAATGTAAGATAAAAGAGCaaaataatgtaatgtaattagagatgtccgataatggcttttttgccgatatccgatattccgatattgtccaactcttaattaccgattccgatatcaaccgataccgatatatacagtcgtggaattaacacattattatgcctaattttgttgtgatgcactaaacaatgtaactttaccatgaattgattaacgtggaccccgacttaaacaagttgaaaaacgtattcgggtgttaccatttagcggtcaattgtacggaatatggagttgaagttgttctcttattttggaaaaccttgtttttgattgattgattgaaacttgtattagtagactgcacagtacagtatatatagaatagaatagaatagaatagaatggacattattgtcattatatttgcatataacgagattaaggactccaacttaaaggggaacattatcaccagacctatgtaagcggcaatatataccttgatgttgcagaaaaaagaacatatatttttataaccgattttcgaactctaaatgggtgaattttggcgaattaaacgcctttctattattcgctctcggacgtgacgtcacatcgagaagcaatccgtcgttttctcaaacacattacaaacacagagtcaaatcagctctgttattttccgttttttcaactgttttccgtaccttggagacatcatgcctcgtcggtgtgttgtcggagggtgtaacaacacgaacagggacggattcaagttgcaccagtggcccaaagatgcgaaagtggcaagaaattggacgtttgttccgcacactttaccgacgaaagctatgctacgacagagatggcaagaatgtgtggatgtcctgcgacactcaaagcagatgcatttccaactggactggacagatcagctttcaggaaaagagagcggatgagggtatgtctacagaatatattaattgatgaaaactgggctgtctgcactctcaaagtgcatgttgttgccaaatgtatttcatatgctgtaaacctagttcatagttgttagtttcctttaatgccaaacaaacacataccaatcgttggttagaaggtgatcgccgaattcgtcctcgctttctcccgtgtcgctggctgtcgtgtcgtttttgtcggtttcgcttgcatacggttcaaaccgatatggctcaatagcttcagtttcttcttcaatttcgttttcgctacctgcctccacactacaaccatccgtttcaatacatgcgtaatctgttgaatcgcttaagccgctgaaatccgagtctgaatccgagctaatgtcgctataccttgctgttctaaccgccatgtttgtttgtattggcatcactatgtgacgtcacaggaaaatggacgggtgtatataacgatggttaaaatcaggcactttgaagctttttttagggatattgcgtgatgggtaaaaaaaattttaaaacttcgaaaaataaaataagccactgggaactgatttttaatggttttaacccttctgaaattgtgataatgttcccctttaagttgcggtagtgggaacaaatatggggtaaaaataaattaaattacaggtaataaagaaaaaactaacaattgaaataaacccactactatccaataaaaataataagcaatcctgtacaatatacaaaacactatattttgtatttctatggtgttttgtatattgtacaggattgctttttatttttattggatagtagtctgtttatttcaattattagttttttctttattacctgttttgtaatttaatttatttttaccccatttttgttcccactaccgcaccttaagttggagtctaTATTatgacaaaaatgcaattttatagtCAAACTATcatacattaacattaaaaaaaaaatgttatttgtgaaagtccagtcagagtgtattttgaagtgaaatttgccagcaaaAACGGCGCATGCATTAACTTAATCACTGACTTTCTAACCACCTgagccgcctttcaggtaaccaaccgcggttaaggtaaaggagcattatCTTCACTCAATTCTCTTACCTATTACACATTACCATTTGTGGAAAGATTTAGAATATTTcatatttcaaattgtatttacaGCACATTTAAAATAGCCCCTCAGTCCTATATGATATTGAACAAATGAACAAGTATCGGATTAGTGCAAGCTTGACATATATAATCAGTGTCCTTAATTTACAACAGcttagcacacaatagcacacaagctagacatacataataaaCGTCcacaattgaacaatattgcagtctaaaacacgacATTTGCCAAATAAACTAGCATCAAATAATATTAACTACAGattcaaagtctccaaggcagcatTGTATCCAGTAATAAACGTGTTTGCATCACTTAGTACGTCATGAGCTTAATACAATTGTGTGACCACTCGGTGCTGAGAAATACAGTATACACTTGGTGAGATTGGGAGTTTTTCCAGtatgtgctgatatcgtatcggatgaatactggtatcggccaatactcgaaGCTTCAATATTCAAAATTGCAGGGATCGActtgggcagcacagtggaacaagggttagtgcatgtgcctcacaatacaaaggtccttggttcgatccccggattctgggtctttctgtgtggagtttgcatgttctccccgtgactgcgtgggttccctccgggtactccggcttcctcccacctccaaagacatgcacctggggataggcccctcccaccttcaaagacatgcacctggggataggcccctcccacctccaaagacatgcacctggggataggcccctcccaccttcaaagacatgcacctggggataggcccctcccacctccaaagacatgcacctgaggataggcccctcccgcctccaaagacatgcacctggggataggcccctcccacctccaaagacatgcacctggaattaggctcctcccacctccaaagacatgcacctggggataggcccctcccaccttcaaagacatgcacctggggataggcccctcccgcctccaaagacatgcacctggggataggcccctcccacctccaaagacatgcacctgaggataggcccctcccacctccaaagacatgcacctggggataggctcctcccacctccaaagacatgcacctggggataggctcctcccacctccaaagacatgcacctggggataggcccctcccacctccaaagacatgcacctggggataggctcctcccacctccaaagacatgcacctggggataggttgattggcaacactaaattggccctagtgtgtgaatgtgagtgtgaatgttgtctgtctatctgtgttggccctgtgatgaggtggtgacttgtccagggtgtacaccgccttccgcccgaatgcagctgagataggctccagcaccccccgcgaccccgaaatggacaagcagtagaaaatggatggatggatggcttgacTTGGTTTGtggcaggttcgatcccagcttccgccatcctagtcttgggcaagacacttcacccatgcaccttgctcccagtggccCCTACTGGGAGCAAGTCCTGCACATGAATGTCAAAGATCTCAATAGGACTTTCCTGGGTATCGTATAAGAATAACAATGTCACCTATGTCACAGTCccggcgcattccaatgcgcactCATCTTTGCGCTATGATGAGCGCACTTCCAAGAGCACGCCAAGCGCGTGTCAGTCCGGCGGAAGAAAGCGGCTGCAATCAATtaccagcaatcagcgcacctgtggcTGATCAGAGGaccgccttcataagcctgcacaacctgctatcccgcgccagaacgtagctacctgttctgTACAGTAAGCCAAAGCAGTCTAGCTCTATGCAAACTCTCTCGCTGTGTTTCTCCCTCTTCGTGTTCGATTGGTCCCGTGTCCCCCTTGTCGTTTCTTGCAGCAACCCTTCGTTTTCCGCGTgacaagctgtgtgtctcgtcttcccctgtgttcccctctggttctctggctgcctcttggatctcgacctcccgcctggacaccttttgacgcctctctatcgcccccgacttcctgcctgtttcTCGGATCTACGAGCCTGCCCTGCCCCTTTTGaacttgcctctcgctcaacactccggtaacactcaacagctaaacCACACACgtagtcacacaccatacacttttggatttagtcacactacattctctagtttattaatattattgtttattattatatatatagtatatatataataaaacatagagcTATACTGcgcccctgttgtctgtgccgtctcctcctcctgtacaCAACAACCTATGATACAAAGCTGACTCAAAGTTCTGTCTTTAAATATTCagttttaagtagagatgtccgataatggcttttttgccgatatccgatattccgatattgtccaactcttaattaccgattccgacatcaaccgataccgatatatacagtcgtggaattgacacattattatgcctaattttgttgtgatgccccgctggatgcattaaacaatgtaacaaggttttccaaaataaatcaactcaagttatggaaaaaaatgccaacatggcactgccatatttattattgaagtcacaaagtgcattattttttttaacatgcctcaaaacagcagcttggaatttgggacatgctctccctgagagagcatgaggaggtcgaggttggggtggggggtagggggcagcgggggtgcatattgtagcgtcccggaagagttagtgctgtaaggggttctgggtattttttctgttgtgtttatgctgtgttaccgtgcggatgttctcccgaaatgtgtttgtcattcttgtttggtgtgggttcacagtgtggcgcgtatttgtaacagtgttaaggttgtttatacggccaccctcagtgtgacctgtatggctgttgaccaagtatgcattgcattcacttgtgtgtctgTGAAAAGCCGTAAGATATTATgtggttgggccggcacgcagaggcagtgcctttaaggtttattggcgctctgtacttctccctgtaccactccgtacagcggcgttttaaaaagtcatgaattttactttttgaaaccgataccgatcatttccgatatcacattttaaagcatttatctctagttttaagcgtttttttttacagaataaaaaaatatccagatggcccccgcatgctttgactAGAACAATTTGAACTcccctcagtggcctagtggttagagtgtccgccctgagatcggtaggttgtgagttcaaacccaggccgagtcataccaaagactataaaaatgggacccattacctccctgcttggcactcagcatcaagggttggaaattgggggttaaatcaccaaaaatgatccccgggcgcggccaccgctgctgctcactgctcccctcacctcccaggaggtgatcaagggtgatgggtcaaatgcagagaataatttcgccacacctagtgtgtgtgtgacaatcattggtattttacccTTAAAGTTGATGAAAAACTTAGATTTGACAGTAAATAAAGGTGGTGTAATACTGACAGTTTGACCATTTTATGGAATTGTTGACTGGCATTCTAAATGTTGGAGCCCTGAGGTTCCACTGTCGTGGTTGACCAGTACCAGACACCCGCGGGTGCTGTTGTTCACTTTCAATCATTCATGGGCCGCTTCTTGACTGCGTCAGTTACTCTTTAACTAATCCTGACTAGTGATAGCAGCTTTGTGTGTACTCTCCCCTCACCCAAACAGGTGGGAGCGCTACTGAGGGGTTGAATGATTAAGCCGAGGTCATTTCTTGTGCCAAGGCTGCGTTTTGGGACGCTCCGCCACAGACGGACAGTTTGAACTCTTCCCCGGCCAATAATCAAGAGACTCCACCTTCCGCCGAGAGCGAACGTGCCTTCTATATGAGCGAGCGGCACGCTGACGGCACAAAGAGAAGATGCCTTCAGCGGGACTGGAGATACTCGGAGTGACGTTTGCCGTCCTGGGATGGAGCTTGTCCATTGCGTCCTGCGCTCTGCCCATGTGGAGAGTGTCCGCCTTCATCGGGGTCAACATCGTGACGGCCCAGACCACCTGGGAGGGCATTTGGATAAACTGCGTGGTCCAGAGCACGGGTCAGATGCAGTGTAAAATCCACGACTCCATGTTGGCTCTAAGCGGGGACCTCCAGGCCGCCCGCGCTCTCACCATCATCTCCATCGTGGTGGGCCTTGTGGGCCTCCTGATGGCCATGATGGGCGCCAAGTGCACCAACTGCGTGGAGGAGGAGCGGGCGAAAGCGCGGGTGATGATCGCGGCCGGGGCGGCGTTCCTCTTGGCCTCTCTGACCCAGCTCATCCCGGTGTCGTGGTCGGCGCACACCATCATCCTGGAGTTCTACAATCCCGCCATCCCCGAGTCCCAGAAGAGAGAAATCGGATCGGCTCTTTACTTGGGGTGGGCCGCGGCGGCCTTTCTGCTCAGCGGCGGCGTCATCCTGTGCTCCAGCTGCCCCGCTCAGTCCGAGAAAAGGTACGGGCCTCCGTCAAAGATCATGTACCCCCCGACCAGATCCATGCCCCCCAGCGGCTATGAGCAGAGGAACTATGTCTGAACTGGAATGGACGTTTCATGGACAAACTGTTACTTTGTACCCACTCTTTCTTTGACACTGTGTTACAAACTAGTTTTGATGAACTCACTGttttgatacaaaaaaaaaaaaaaaatggaattattACTTGAATCAGTTACGAATCGGATCAAATGATTTTCTTGTTtaattaaagatttttttttagggatttttGGATGCCTGAATCTTAATCATTTTAGCAAGAAATTTTGGACAACTGTATgcctatggcaggggtcggcaacccaaaatgttgaaagagccttattggaccaaaaatacaaaaacaaatctgtctggagccgcaaaaaattaaaagccatattacatacagatagtgtgtcatgagatataaattgaattaatatgacttaaaggaaactaaatgagctcaaatatagctacaaatgaggcataatgatgcaatatgtacatgtagctagcctaaatagcatgttagcatcgattagctcgcagtcatgcagtgaccaaatatgtctgattagcactccacacaagtcaataacatcaacaaaactcacctttgtggattcatgcacaacgttaaaagtttggtggacaaaatgagacagaaaaagaagtggcataaaacacgtcctagaaagtcgcagaaagatatacatgtaaacaaactaaggtgagttcaaggactgccaaaattagtaggacaaaacggcgctcgccaaatactcgaatcagtgaagcatgtttaatataaacaaacagtgtgctttataacaattagggaggtttgtgtcatgtttgtcctcctacagaaaccatattaaaacaataaatatatttttttcccctcaactttttccatttttcataaatttttgaaaaagctccagagagccactagggcggccgggttgccgacccctgacttagataTACACCTGCATGAATGTTAAAATGTTGCCTGAACAGCTAAATAAGTGTTTTGACAGGAACTGAATattctaaatcaggggtcaccaacgcggtgcccgcgggcaccaggtcaccCGTAAGGACTGAGCGGCCtctattttttgaattttatttatttactagcaagctggtctcgctttgctcgacattttgaattctaagagagacaaaactcaaatagaatttgaaaatgagacagaaaaagaagtggcataa from the Nerophis lumbriciformis linkage group LG17, RoL_Nlum_v2.1, whole genome shotgun sequence genome contains:
- the LOC133614505 gene encoding claudin-4-like — translated: MPSAGLEILGVTFAVLGWSLSIASCALPMWRVSAFIGVNIVTAQTTWEGIWINCVVQSTGQMQCKIHDSMLALSGDLQAARALTIISIVVGLVGLLMAMMGAKCTNCVEEERAKARVMIAAGAAFLLASLTQLIPVSWSAHTIILEFYNPAIPESQKREIGSALYLGWAAAAFLLSGGVILCSSCPAQSEKRYGPPSKIMYPPTRSMPPSGYEQRNYV